Genomic window (Phocoena phocoena chromosome 20, mPhoPho1.1, whole genome shotgun sequence):
CAATAAGATCGCTCTTCATGGTGAAGCCTTTTCCACACACACTACATAcatagggtttctcccctgtATGAGTCCGCTGATGTCTGATGAGAGGGCTCTTCAAGGTGAAGCCTTTTCCACACTCATTGCAtgtatagggtttctctccagtatgagttCGCTGATGTACAATGAGGCAGTGCTTCATTGAAAAgcctttcccacattcactgcacataTACAGTTTCTCTTCTCTGTGAGTTTGCTGATGAGTGATAAGACTGTTCTTCAAGGTGAAACTTTTCCCACATACATTACATATAAAGGGTTTCTCACCTGTATGAGTTCGATGGTGTGCAATAAGCCGCCTCTTCTCAATGAATCCttttccacattcactgcatatgtaaggtttctctcctgtatgagtTTTCTGATGTGTAGTGAGACTGAACTTTGTAGAGAAGGCTTTTCCACACAGACTGCATCCATGGGGCTTCTCTCCCGTATGAGTTCGCTGATGATAAATGAGCCGACACTTTTTGGTGAatgctttcccacattcactacaTGTGTAAGGTTTCTCTCCCATATGACTTTTCTGATGTATGTTGAACTGCGATTTCTCGAAGAAGGTTTTATCACATTCAGTGCATTCATAATGTTTCAGTCTGGTATGAGTTCTCTGATGTTCAGTGAGCCTGGATTTTCTGGAGAAGGCTTTCCCACACAGACTGCATCCATGAGGTTTTTCTCTAGTATGACCTCTCTGATGATCAAAGAGCTGAGACATCTTGaagaaggctttcccacactcactgcatacgtgggctttctctatgtTGTGAGTTCTCTGTTGCTTAGTGGACAGGGAGTTATTGCTGATGGGTTTTGCACTTACAGGAAATTTAATTTCAGTAAAAAATAGCTCGTGGTTAGCATGGAGAAGGGATTTCCCATCTCCATTAAAATCAGCAGAGTTCTCTAAGTTACAGGTTCTCTTCTGGTTTTcaaaacttaaatttgaatttaaaggTTTTTCAGGGAAGTCAAACATATCACAATTTTGATTTAACAGGAAATGACTTTTGCTCTGATTAACAATATTTGCAAGTGTATTATGTTCGCAGCATTGTTCCACAGTATTTTGAATGCTGTGATTTGGCAAGTGATGCTGCAGAGGGTCATCAACTTTCCTGATTTCtaggaaagaagagaacaagGAATCATTCCGCAATCTCTCATAATCTTAATTTGGAAGAAAACTGTTTCAAAAATTGCCTTCATGTGAAGTAA
Coding sequences:
- the LOC136140747 gene encoding zinc finger protein 615 isoform X1, translating into MIQAQESLTYDDVAMKFTWEEWQLLDPDQKDLYRDVMLENYSNLLSVGYQASKPAVLSRLERGEQLWPVEDDSHGRICPGEWVRPSKVGSRGKIRKVDDPLQHHLPNHSIQNTVEQCCEHNTLANIVNQSKSHFLLNQNCDMFDFPEKPLNSNLSFENQKRTCNLENSADFNGDGKSLLHANHELFFTEIKFPVSAKPISNNSLSTKQQRTHNIEKAHVCSECGKAFFKMSQLFDHQRGHTREKPHGCSLCGKAFSRKSRLTEHQRTHTRLKHYECTECDKTFFEKSQFNIHQKSHMGEKPYTCSECGKAFTKKCRLIYHQRTHTGEKPHGCSLCGKAFSTKFSLTTHQKTHTGEKPYICSECGKGFIEKRRLIAHHRTHTGEKPFICNVCGKSFTLKNSLITHQQTHREEKLYMCSECGKGFSMKHCLIVHQRTHTGEKPYTCNECGKGFTLKSPLIRHQRTHTGEKPYVCSVCGKGFTMKSDLIVHQRTHTAEKPYVCSDCGKGFTVKSRLIVHQRTHTGEKPYVCSECGKGFPAKIRLIGHQRIHTGEKPYVCSECGKGFTEKSHLNVHQRTHTGEKPYVCSECGKGLTGKSMLIAHLRTHTGEKPYICNECGKGFTMKSTLRTHQQTHTGEKPYKCNECGKAFRKKTCLIQHQRVHSGKTSFACTECGKFSLRKNDLITHQRIHTGEKPHECSECGKTFTTKSGLNVHQRKHTGERPYGCSECGKAFAHLSILVKHKRIHR
- the LOC136140747 gene encoding zinc finger protein 615 isoform X2 — its product is MIQAQESLTYDDVAMKFTWEEWQLLDPDQKDLYRDVMLENYSNLLSVGYQASKPAVLSRLERGEQLWPVEDDSHGRICPEIRKVDDPLQHHLPNHSIQNTVEQCCEHNTLANIVNQSKSHFLLNQNCDMFDFPEKPLNSNLSFENQKRTCNLENSADFNGDGKSLLHANHELFFTEIKFPVSAKPISNNSLSTKQQRTHNIEKAHVCSECGKAFFKMSQLFDHQRGHTREKPHGCSLCGKAFSRKSRLTEHQRTHTRLKHYECTECDKTFFEKSQFNIHQKSHMGEKPYTCSECGKAFTKKCRLIYHQRTHTGEKPHGCSLCGKAFSTKFSLTTHQKTHTGEKPYICSECGKGFIEKRRLIAHHRTHTGEKPFICNVCGKSFTLKNSLITHQQTHREEKLYMCSECGKGFSMKHCLIVHQRTHTGEKPYTCNECGKGFTLKSPLIRHQRTHTGEKPYVCSVCGKGFTMKSDLIVHQRTHTAEKPYVCSDCGKGFTVKSRLIVHQRTHTGEKPYVCSECGKGFPAKIRLIGHQRIHTGEKPYVCSECGKGFTEKSHLNVHQRTHTGEKPYVCSECGKGLTGKSMLIAHLRTHTGEKPYICNECGKGFTMKSTLRTHQQTHTGEKPYKCNECGKAFRKKTCLIQHQRVHSGKTSFACTECGKFSLRKNDLITHQRIHTGEKPHECSECGKTFTTKSGLNVHQRKHTGERPYGCSECGKAFAHLSILVKHKRIHR